From one Lotus japonicus ecotype B-129 chromosome 3, LjGifu_v1.2 genomic stretch:
- the LOC130745629 gene encoding YTH domain-containing protein ECT4 isoform X2, producing MAATQPPPLAADRTTEEMPAEPDNLKDQGTATIGHSRETTSQSESFGSGGDCPLYSPNVYAPQAQAFYYRGFDNGNGEWDEYPSYVNSGGVELGSPGVYNENQSLVFHSGYGFNPQLPYGPYSPVTTPLPSVGGDAQLYSHQQFPFTGPPYYHQLVPPSLPYLNSPTPVSQPELTNLVGIDQQVDSMFFGPRAGYPSVGSFGRGNFPVAPGSFNFHESQQGFDGSRSGGIWSDCSKPSERQRSLMPLSPSVSPQPIGSLGSFGLSAGMASHQQRPLYGFGSGSNSYGRGYHSNHGSSFGDAAIPSLGTNDRSFLSLENSRRQGRAAASLCKCNGALDILSEQNRGPRASKVKNQISAENNSVDSNKNNASPAKFQDESFNQPDFATDYKDAKFFVIKSYSEDNVHKSIKYGVWASTPNGNRKLDAAYCQAKEKQDASPIFLFFSVNASAQFCGVAEMVGPVNFDKNVDFWQQDKWSGQFPVKWHMIKDVPNSQFRHIVLENNDNKPVTNSRDTQEVKLQQGIEMLSIFKNYETDVSILDDFDFYEERQKAMQERKVRQQSSLVAAGLVGENEHRSSANSTNDFIKQLPKSFALVVRLDENNNKEITAANANRDNLASDGLIGKVIKPEDVISVTASSTQTS from the exons ATGGCGGCAACCCAACCACCACCACTGGCTGCGGATCGCACCACCG AAGAGATGCCGGCTGAACCAGATAACTTGAAGGATCAG GGTACAGCAACTATAGGTCATTCAAGGGAGACCACTAGTCAATCAGAATCTTTTGGTTCTGGTGGAGATTGTCCTTTGTACTCTCCTAATGTGTATGCTCCCCAGGCTCAGGCTTTCTACTACAGAG GTTTTGACAATGGAAATGGCGAATGGGATGAATATCCTTCATATGTCAATTCTGGGGGAGTAGAACTCGGATCTCCT GGTGTCTACAATGAAAATCAATCCCTGGTCTTCCATTCTGGATACGGCTTCAACCCTCAGCTGCCTTATGGACCATATTCCCCAGTTACCACACCTTTGCCTTCAGTAGGTGGAGACGCACAGTTATACTCACATCAGCAATTTCCCTTCACTGGGCCGCCTTATTACCATCAGCTGGTTCCTCCTAGCTTACCATACCTTAATTCACCGACTCCAGTTTCTCAGCCAGAGCTCACCAATCTGGTAGGTATTGACCAGCAAGTTGATAGCATGTTTTTTGGACCAAGAGCTGGTTATCCTTCTGTGGGATCTTTTGGTAGAGGAAACTTTCCTGTAGCACCTGGTTCCTTTAACTTTCATGAATCCCAACAAGGATTCGATGGATCAAGATCTGGTGGAATCTGGTCAGATTGCTCAAAACCCTCAGAAAGGCAGAGGTCTTTGATGCCTCTATCTCCATCTGTTTCTCCACAGCCAATTGGCTCACTTGGGTCATTCGGGCTGAGTGCTGGAAtg GCATCTCATCAGCAGCGACCATTGTATGGGTTTGGATCTGGTTCAAACTCCTATGGTAGAGGCTATCACTCTAATCATGGTTCTAGCTTTGGAGACGCTGCCATTCCCAGTCTTGGTACTAATGATAGAAGCTTCCTTTCCCTTGAAAATAGTAGACGACAAGGCAGGGCAGCTGCTTCTCTTTGCAAATGTAATGGTGCTCTTGATATCCTTAGTGAGCAGAACCGTGGCCCGAGGGCCTCAAAGGTGAAAAATCAAATATCAGCTGAAAATAATTCTGTTGATAGTAATAAAAATAATGCATCTCCTgccaagttccaagatgaatcATTCAATCAGCCAGATTTTGCCACAGATTACAAGGATGCCAAATTTTTTGTCATCAAATCTTACAGTGAAGATAATGTTCACAAGAGCATTAAATATGGTGTCTGGGCTAGTACACCAAATGGAAATAGAAAGTTAGATGCTGCTTATTGCCAAGCAAAGGAGAAGCAAGATGCCTCTCccatatttctctttttttcg GTAAATGCTAGTGCTCAGTTCTGTGGAGTAGCTGAAATGGTTGGGCCTGTCAATTTTGATAAGAATGTGGACTTCTGGCAGCAAGATAAGTGGAGTGGACAGTTTCCTGTGAAGTGGCACATGATTAAAGATGTTCCGAACAGTCAGTTTCGTCACATTGTTCTTGAAAACAATGATAACAAACCCGTTACCAACAGTCGAGATACTCAGGAG GTGAAGTTGCAACAAGGGATTGAAATGTTGTCCATTTTCAAAAACTATGAGACTGATGTGTCCATCCTGGATGATTTTGATTTCTATGAAGAGCGCCAGAAGGCCATGCAAGAACGAAAGGTGCGGCAGCAAAGCAGCTTGGTGGCTGCTGGGTTAGTTGGAGAAAATGAGCATAGGAGTTCTGCCAACAGTACTAATGATTTCATCAAACAGTTGCCAAAGAGCTTTGCTCTAGTTGTCCGCTTAGATGAGAATAACAACAAAGAAATCACTGCTGCTAATGCTAATAGAGATAATTTAGCGTCTGATGGACTCATTGGCAAAGTGATTAAACCTGAGGATGTCATTTCGGTGACTGCCTCTTCAACTCAAACCAGTTAG
- the LOC130745629 gene encoding YTH domain-containing protein ECT4 isoform X1, translated as MAATQPPPLAADRTTEEMPAEPDNLKDQVLGTATIGHSRETTSQSESFGSGGDCPLYSPNVYAPQAQAFYYRGFDNGNGEWDEYPSYVNSGGVELGSPGVYNENQSLVFHSGYGFNPQLPYGPYSPVTTPLPSVGGDAQLYSHQQFPFTGPPYYHQLVPPSLPYLNSPTPVSQPELTNLVGIDQQVDSMFFGPRAGYPSVGSFGRGNFPVAPGSFNFHESQQGFDGSRSGGIWSDCSKPSERQRSLMPLSPSVSPQPIGSLGSFGLSAGMASHQQRPLYGFGSGSNSYGRGYHSNHGSSFGDAAIPSLGTNDRSFLSLENSRRQGRAAASLCKCNGALDILSEQNRGPRASKVKNQISAENNSVDSNKNNASPAKFQDESFNQPDFATDYKDAKFFVIKSYSEDNVHKSIKYGVWASTPNGNRKLDAAYCQAKEKQDASPIFLFFSVNASAQFCGVAEMVGPVNFDKNVDFWQQDKWSGQFPVKWHMIKDVPNSQFRHIVLENNDNKPVTNSRDTQEVKLQQGIEMLSIFKNYETDVSILDDFDFYEERQKAMQERKVRQQSSLVAAGLVGENEHRSSANSTNDFIKQLPKSFALVVRLDENNNKEITAANANRDNLASDGLIGKVIKPEDVISVTASSTQTS; from the exons ATGGCGGCAACCCAACCACCACCACTGGCTGCGGATCGCACCACCG AAGAGATGCCGGCTGAACCAGATAACTTGAAGGATCAGGTACTG GGTACAGCAACTATAGGTCATTCAAGGGAGACCACTAGTCAATCAGAATCTTTTGGTTCTGGTGGAGATTGTCCTTTGTACTCTCCTAATGTGTATGCTCCCCAGGCTCAGGCTTTCTACTACAGAG GTTTTGACAATGGAAATGGCGAATGGGATGAATATCCTTCATATGTCAATTCTGGGGGAGTAGAACTCGGATCTCCT GGTGTCTACAATGAAAATCAATCCCTGGTCTTCCATTCTGGATACGGCTTCAACCCTCAGCTGCCTTATGGACCATATTCCCCAGTTACCACACCTTTGCCTTCAGTAGGTGGAGACGCACAGTTATACTCACATCAGCAATTTCCCTTCACTGGGCCGCCTTATTACCATCAGCTGGTTCCTCCTAGCTTACCATACCTTAATTCACCGACTCCAGTTTCTCAGCCAGAGCTCACCAATCTGGTAGGTATTGACCAGCAAGTTGATAGCATGTTTTTTGGACCAAGAGCTGGTTATCCTTCTGTGGGATCTTTTGGTAGAGGAAACTTTCCTGTAGCACCTGGTTCCTTTAACTTTCATGAATCCCAACAAGGATTCGATGGATCAAGATCTGGTGGAATCTGGTCAGATTGCTCAAAACCCTCAGAAAGGCAGAGGTCTTTGATGCCTCTATCTCCATCTGTTTCTCCACAGCCAATTGGCTCACTTGGGTCATTCGGGCTGAGTGCTGGAAtg GCATCTCATCAGCAGCGACCATTGTATGGGTTTGGATCTGGTTCAAACTCCTATGGTAGAGGCTATCACTCTAATCATGGTTCTAGCTTTGGAGACGCTGCCATTCCCAGTCTTGGTACTAATGATAGAAGCTTCCTTTCCCTTGAAAATAGTAGACGACAAGGCAGGGCAGCTGCTTCTCTTTGCAAATGTAATGGTGCTCTTGATATCCTTAGTGAGCAGAACCGTGGCCCGAGGGCCTCAAAGGTGAAAAATCAAATATCAGCTGAAAATAATTCTGTTGATAGTAATAAAAATAATGCATCTCCTgccaagttccaagatgaatcATTCAATCAGCCAGATTTTGCCACAGATTACAAGGATGCCAAATTTTTTGTCATCAAATCTTACAGTGAAGATAATGTTCACAAGAGCATTAAATATGGTGTCTGGGCTAGTACACCAAATGGAAATAGAAAGTTAGATGCTGCTTATTGCCAAGCAAAGGAGAAGCAAGATGCCTCTCccatatttctctttttttcg GTAAATGCTAGTGCTCAGTTCTGTGGAGTAGCTGAAATGGTTGGGCCTGTCAATTTTGATAAGAATGTGGACTTCTGGCAGCAAGATAAGTGGAGTGGACAGTTTCCTGTGAAGTGGCACATGATTAAAGATGTTCCGAACAGTCAGTTTCGTCACATTGTTCTTGAAAACAATGATAACAAACCCGTTACCAACAGTCGAGATACTCAGGAG GTGAAGTTGCAACAAGGGATTGAAATGTTGTCCATTTTCAAAAACTATGAGACTGATGTGTCCATCCTGGATGATTTTGATTTCTATGAAGAGCGCCAGAAGGCCATGCAAGAACGAAAGGTGCGGCAGCAAAGCAGCTTGGTGGCTGCTGGGTTAGTTGGAGAAAATGAGCATAGGAGTTCTGCCAACAGTACTAATGATTTCATCAAACAGTTGCCAAAGAGCTTTGCTCTAGTTGTCCGCTTAGATGAGAATAACAACAAAGAAATCACTGCTGCTAATGCTAATAGAGATAATTTAGCGTCTGATGGACTCATTGGCAAAGTGATTAAACCTGAGGATGTCATTTCGGTGACTGCCTCTTCAACTCAAACCAGTTAG
- the LOC130745629 gene encoding YTH domain-containing protein ECT4 isoform X3, whose amino-acid sequence MDAEEMPAEPDNLKDQVLGTATIGHSRETTSQSESFGSGGDCPLYSPNVYAPQAQAFYYRGFDNGNGEWDEYPSYVNSGGVELGSPGVYNENQSLVFHSGYGFNPQLPYGPYSPVTTPLPSVGGDAQLYSHQQFPFTGPPYYHQLVPPSLPYLNSPTPVSQPELTNLVGIDQQVDSMFFGPRAGYPSVGSFGRGNFPVAPGSFNFHESQQGFDGSRSGGIWSDCSKPSERQRSLMPLSPSVSPQPIGSLGSFGLSAGMASHQQRPLYGFGSGSNSYGRGYHSNHGSSFGDAAIPSLGTNDRSFLSLENSRRQGRAAASLCKCNGALDILSEQNRGPRASKVKNQISAENNSVDSNKNNASPAKFQDESFNQPDFATDYKDAKFFVIKSYSEDNVHKSIKYGVWASTPNGNRKLDAAYCQAKEKQDASPIFLFFSVNASAQFCGVAEMVGPVNFDKNVDFWQQDKWSGQFPVKWHMIKDVPNSQFRHIVLENNDNKPVTNSRDTQEVKLQQGIEMLSIFKNYETDVSILDDFDFYEERQKAMQERKVRQQSSLVAAGLVGENEHRSSANSTNDFIKQLPKSFALVVRLDENNNKEITAANANRDNLASDGLIGKVIKPEDVISVTASSTQTS is encoded by the exons ATGGATGCAGAAGAGATGCCGGCTGAACCAGATAACTTGAAGGATCAGGTACTG GGTACAGCAACTATAGGTCATTCAAGGGAGACCACTAGTCAATCAGAATCTTTTGGTTCTGGTGGAGATTGTCCTTTGTACTCTCCTAATGTGTATGCTCCCCAGGCTCAGGCTTTCTACTACAGAG GTTTTGACAATGGAAATGGCGAATGGGATGAATATCCTTCATATGTCAATTCTGGGGGAGTAGAACTCGGATCTCCT GGTGTCTACAATGAAAATCAATCCCTGGTCTTCCATTCTGGATACGGCTTCAACCCTCAGCTGCCTTATGGACCATATTCCCCAGTTACCACACCTTTGCCTTCAGTAGGTGGAGACGCACAGTTATACTCACATCAGCAATTTCCCTTCACTGGGCCGCCTTATTACCATCAGCTGGTTCCTCCTAGCTTACCATACCTTAATTCACCGACTCCAGTTTCTCAGCCAGAGCTCACCAATCTGGTAGGTATTGACCAGCAAGTTGATAGCATGTTTTTTGGACCAAGAGCTGGTTATCCTTCTGTGGGATCTTTTGGTAGAGGAAACTTTCCTGTAGCACCTGGTTCCTTTAACTTTCATGAATCCCAACAAGGATTCGATGGATCAAGATCTGGTGGAATCTGGTCAGATTGCTCAAAACCCTCAGAAAGGCAGAGGTCTTTGATGCCTCTATCTCCATCTGTTTCTCCACAGCCAATTGGCTCACTTGGGTCATTCGGGCTGAGTGCTGGAAtg GCATCTCATCAGCAGCGACCATTGTATGGGTTTGGATCTGGTTCAAACTCCTATGGTAGAGGCTATCACTCTAATCATGGTTCTAGCTTTGGAGACGCTGCCATTCCCAGTCTTGGTACTAATGATAGAAGCTTCCTTTCCCTTGAAAATAGTAGACGACAAGGCAGGGCAGCTGCTTCTCTTTGCAAATGTAATGGTGCTCTTGATATCCTTAGTGAGCAGAACCGTGGCCCGAGGGCCTCAAAGGTGAAAAATCAAATATCAGCTGAAAATAATTCTGTTGATAGTAATAAAAATAATGCATCTCCTgccaagttccaagatgaatcATTCAATCAGCCAGATTTTGCCACAGATTACAAGGATGCCAAATTTTTTGTCATCAAATCTTACAGTGAAGATAATGTTCACAAGAGCATTAAATATGGTGTCTGGGCTAGTACACCAAATGGAAATAGAAAGTTAGATGCTGCTTATTGCCAAGCAAAGGAGAAGCAAGATGCCTCTCccatatttctctttttttcg GTAAATGCTAGTGCTCAGTTCTGTGGAGTAGCTGAAATGGTTGGGCCTGTCAATTTTGATAAGAATGTGGACTTCTGGCAGCAAGATAAGTGGAGTGGACAGTTTCCTGTGAAGTGGCACATGATTAAAGATGTTCCGAACAGTCAGTTTCGTCACATTGTTCTTGAAAACAATGATAACAAACCCGTTACCAACAGTCGAGATACTCAGGAG GTGAAGTTGCAACAAGGGATTGAAATGTTGTCCATTTTCAAAAACTATGAGACTGATGTGTCCATCCTGGATGATTTTGATTTCTATGAAGAGCGCCAGAAGGCCATGCAAGAACGAAAGGTGCGGCAGCAAAGCAGCTTGGTGGCTGCTGGGTTAGTTGGAGAAAATGAGCATAGGAGTTCTGCCAACAGTACTAATGATTTCATCAAACAGTTGCCAAAGAGCTTTGCTCTAGTTGTCCGCTTAGATGAGAATAACAACAAAGAAATCACTGCTGCTAATGCTAATAGAGATAATTTAGCGTCTGATGGACTCATTGGCAAAGTGATTAAACCTGAGGATGTCATTTCGGTGACTGCCTCTTCAACTCAAACCAGTTAG